A genomic window from Populus alba chromosome 19, ASM523922v2, whole genome shotgun sequence includes:
- the LOC140955126 gene encoding uncharacterized protein: MSIQEFYSAMTDLWDQLALTESTELKACGAYIERREQQRLVQFLTALRSDFEGLRGSILHRSPLPSVDSVVSELLAEEIRFQSYSEKGILSASNPSVLAVPSRSFSNHQNKSHTRVGFDECSFCKQKGHWKAQCPKLRHQNQAWKPGNQSQSNAHRPPQGYKPQHHNTAAVASSSSITDPNILAEQFQKFLSLQPQAMSASSSIGSAVSEADWDRP, encoded by the exons atgagtattcaagagttttattctgctatgacagatctttgggatcaattggctcttactgaatcgacagaattaaaggcatgtggtgcctatattgagcgtagagagcagcaaagattggtacagtttttaacagcacttcgcagtgatttcgaaggacttagaggttcaattctgcatcgttctccactgccttctgttgactctgttgtcagtgagttattggctgaagaaatacgttttcagtcttattctgaaaaaggaattctttctgcttcaaatccttcagtactagcagtaccttctaggtcattctctaatcatcagaataagtctcacacaagggttggcttcgatgagtgcagcttctgtaagcagaaaggtcattggaaggctcaatgtcctaagttgagacatcagaatcaagcttggaagcctggaaatcagtcacaatctaatgctcatagaccacctcagggttataaaccacaacaccacaatactgcagcagtagcttcctcgagttctattaccgatcctaatattttggctgagcaatttcagaagtttctctccttgcagccacaagcaatgtccgcttcttcttccatag gatctgcagtctcagaagctgattgggacaggccgtag